The genomic DNA AgctattgtttataaaatacaaatacaaagGCCACCATGAAATCATCTAGcccaacaaaaacaaaaatggaTCAATTTAGTTTCTACACTTCATTTAGGCTGGTAAATGATACACAACATGATCTCCaaaaacctatatatatatatgactccCAATTTGGAATGTGTTCTTTTGTTATAATTCTTCTGTACTTTACATGtgttgtaaataaataaataaataaaaaagcatAACTCCATGGGGGTgaaacaaacaacaaaaagaaaatggaATGGAACCTGTTTGCTTTGGGGGAGGAGGGAAGAGTTAAATGAAACGGATCAAGAGAGCAGGCTTGGCCCGTTCTCATTAGCTGTCCTGATGCTGTTTTCATGCGAATGATGTCTCGTTCCCATTTGCACGTCACGATTGAAAATTGTCCTCGATTTAGCGTATGGTGCGTCTCTTGCTGCATTGCAAGTTTGcaacaacattaataaaatcaataaatttatatttgatctAAAATATGTCTTCTTCTTGTAATGCTTGCTTGCTTTGCTTTATTTATACCTGCAATTTTCTGtgctttcaaaatattttgccGTCTCTTCCACCAGCACATTAAGCAGGTGATAACAAGAAGGAAGGCCAGACATGATCCTATGGCAATACCAACTTTTGCAGCAGTAGATAGGTGATACCCACATGAACGTAAGCCAGGAATACCACAAAGTCCTGCATTATCCGTAAAACTGCACACGacaataactaaataaataaagcaTGCAAACTATTTTTTTCGTGTGTTCTTCCAACTTTCATAGAATATCTGAGAGTAAATTTCATCATGATTAAATCTCACTATACATACTTGAAACTTGCTCTGTGTAGAAGTCTTCCTCCTAGTGTTTCTGGAACTTTTCCAGACAGAAGATTACCATTCAGATTCCTGCACATAACAATGGAGATTTTGCTAACCATTTGCTAGTTATAATCAAAGGTTTAATTAATTGGATGTGCACAAGGTCTTACACTCTTTGTAATGCTGTTAACTTCCCTAGACTCTCTGGAATTGATCCATTGAAGAAGTTGAACGAAAAATCCCTGCCAAACAAAcatacaaattttatataaagCTTCTTGGGTTCAATTAAACAAACCAATACCATGttcttcaaacatatatatatagagccTATTTGAACCCAAAATAGAACAAATTTACACCTGGAAGAAGTCTTCTGACACATTTCTCAACCTTAAATTGAGTTATCTAGgtatataaatatcttatatatagtTAAAGAACCATAGACTCACAGGATCTGCAAGGTAGATATATTTCCAATTGAAGATGGAATAGGTCCCTTGATGCTGTTTCCACTCAAGTTTCTGGATATGCAAGTGAAAGTCAGTAATCAAGCAAAATGGATTATGATTCGATGATTTATGGTTTGGACTAGCCATGTTTTTTTCGCATTAATTAAATAAGGCTCCAGCCTTTcccaaaaagaaaagaaaaatgagaaacaCAGAGAGGAACAGTAAGCAAATATCTCACATGCTTTGTAGATGACTAAGTTGGGATAAGTCATTTGGCAGGAAACCACCTAAACCTTGATTGTCAAGACCACTGcccaacaataaaatattaatcaatacaATAGAAGATAAAAACATGAGAAACTGTTAAAGAGCTGTGAATGCAAATTTCAGAAAATATCAATTGGCTTGATCATATTTAAGTTTTAGAGTAGCTAATCAAGATCTCCCAACCACGAAATATCTTAAATAGAAAGATTGAAAATGGGATGACATGCAAGTTCATCGGCACAAAGAAACTATCAATCTCAAATCTGATCACAGCGAGATTATTAGTGTTTCTCCAAGATATTCATGCATTAATGAAGACCAATAATATGCATCTAACTGCAATCTTTTCTGTAGTCATAGATGATGTACTTGAACATTTTGGAACATCCAACCTGTAGGCATCATTTGATTTAAAAGTTTTgagaattatattatatttcctTTTAGGATGAGATGAGGAGATGACATCTAATCTGACAAATATGTCAAAGGAAAACAAAGATATCATATCAAACACAAGATCAAGAACTAACAGTCCATCAATGACCCATTTATGGCTAGCCCTGTCATATCGACAATTTGCACCGCTCCATGGGTGTTGCTGAGGAACACAAGGATCACCATTCCAGCCAAAACGAGGAGGAAGGCTCAATGCACTCTTCAATTTCTGCAAGGCCTTAACTACAACAAAGAAACCAACTTTTTAGCAGGTCATTTTACAGTCATTCCATTATTTTTTGATGtcattttacacattttaaaaaaacacgtgaAAAAAATCAACTGctcaaataaaatgaattggagcttgtttgatcttggggtttaaaaaaaaatcagtatcACATCATCTATATTTTCAACCATCAAACCACCtaattcatcaactaaaataccctttatttttataaaatttgaattttaatacaaaaggacATTTAAGTAATTTAACCCAAGTAATCCcaaaaaaccaattttttcatcaaacgagattttgatttcataaccttcaaataaccccacatcaaacaagctcttggaGGGAGAAATCTATAAGTAACTAAAAGATAATACATGAAAACCGGACATGAAGATTTTCCAAATTCCATATTACCTTCAGATGGAAGAGTTTTGGCTTCAGCAGGGACAATCTCAAATATCTCAAGTGCATTGATTATGGCGGTACCTTTGCTAGGATGCAAAGCTATAGTCAAACTCTTTCCCTTAACATCAATTGTCTTGTTTAGCACAAGTGCACTATTAATATCTCTAGTGATGTTCACAATATCAATATCTTTAAAAGCTGCATCACCATTTATAAGAACGTCAAATACTCGTTGCCCCACACCCGTGATTAAAGAATCAATTTCTGCAAAATGCAGCCAAACGGAATATTTCCTGTTGGGATCTACATCAACAGTATAAGCTAATATTGGCTGACTAACTGTACCAACAAGTGCTGTTTGATACAGGGCCTGCGGGTAAAAATTTGGGGAACTTGACGCCATTTTAATAGTACTCGAGGTAGATATAGCACGGTCAGAACCTTGACCAAATGTTTTGATGGAGTCCCAGAATCTATCACCACCCCAGTGGTCCCCTCTATAATCAACATCAAATCTTGGATTCTTAGATCCACAACTCAGCCTTTTGTGTGTTCTTAGAATTGATCCTTTACCCCAGCCAGGCCCAAAATTGTATGCCCTCCTACTAATCTGAAGAATTTCAATTGCAAGAATGGCAGGATCACCGTGACCAGTGCTATGAAAGCAAAGAGAAGCAGAGCCGTCAGTGAGAAACACATTTCCTTCAACAAATACCTGCTCATTATCACGGCTGCTCCATCCTGATTTCAAAGAGTAAATCTGGGTTCCCTCTAATGAAATATCAAACAGAGGTTCATTGTCAAAATTAGGATCAGTAACCAATCCAAGAAATATTCTCACTGCATAGTGGCCACTAGGCACTCTGTTAATATTATAGCAATTTTCCGGACCCTCAGAGAGTGGAAAATAACGAACTGTCTGAAGTGGAGGTGAAATAAAACTCGTACGAGTTCCATTAGCAGGTAATCCTCCAGTATACGCAAAATCTTTGCTCCAGAACGTATTGGTTGGCCGAGTATGGACATCATCACGAGCCCCACAGCTCATCCGCAGTTGATATGGTACTGCATCAATAGAATAAATGACAGGTCAAAAAAACAGCTTAAGAGACAATCTGAAACAGATGCTCAAGATTCTCAATTAAACAAATGGTTGGCCATTTCATTCATTTGTCCAAACAATAACCTATCTATCCAAAATATTCAGCTCTGTCATCGATAAATAACCTCCTGTTTTAGTGGAAGAGCTCTTTTACAGTTCACATGGACAAATCTTACAAACAGTTTTTCTTTATACAATCTCAATTAAGATAATAACAAGCATGTGTTAATAATAACATGATTTTTAATCGTCTTTGTCCATGAAAAGCAAAGAAACTCAATAGAAGACCAAATTAGGTATTCCATCAGCAGAAACAGATCACATTTCCTTGAGTAACGAACAGTATTTCATACATATGGTAAAGTATTGATTGCTACTTGACAGTGAATTTCAGAACTCGTATCTCTATATCAACTAACTATATAGAAGTTCGTTTAAATCCGTAAGAAGATCCGTAATATTGATTTCAACTAGGAGAATTCATCACTATATAATCAAAAGAAACAATCGAGAGAAGTAACTAACCTGTTTTAGTGTGAGACGGATGTGGATACAGTAATAATGATAGTAAAAGCGAGAAGACGCGTATGAGCATTGCTGCATCTGAGTTCGATATCGGTTTCTCTCtctaactctctctctctcactctATAACCTCTTCATTTCCACTAACACCCGTTTAGTTTCATCTTCTTCCCTTTTTAGCGAGAATCCAGTCATATTGTCAGAGAGAATAATGTCgtaatcaataaaattaaattcaccCCTCAACATTCAGTTTAGAATCAGTTTAGACCTTAAACATTCTACTTATACTAATCATCatccatttttaaaaataatataatttttttatttttttattttaattttaaattactgaaaaaaacaaataatgggTTTCTATTAAATAATTGAGCACTAGTTCAATAATACTGATTCAAGTTTGACTTTGTGCATACTAGGTTATGCGGTTGAAGTTCATAGATCAATTCCCCATTGTTGACCTGAAAGTTGGTCTAACAT from Impatiens glandulifera chromosome 9, dImpGla2.1, whole genome shotgun sequence includes the following:
- the LOC124916735 gene encoding receptor-like protein 4; amino-acid sequence: MLIRVFSLLLSLLLYPHPSHTKTVPYQLRMSCGARDDVHTRPTNTFWSKDFAYTGGLPANGTRTSFISPPLQTVRYFPLSEGPENCYNINRVPSGHYAVRIFLGLVTDPNFDNEPLFDISLEGTQIYSLKSGWSSRDNEQVFVEGNVFLTDGSASLCFHSTGHGDPAILAIEILQISRRAYNFGPGWGKGSILRTHKRLSCGSKNPRFDVDYRGDHWGGDRFWDSIKTFGQGSDRAISTSSTIKMASSSPNFYPQALYQTALVGTVSQPILAYTVDVDPNRKYSVWLHFAEIDSLITGVGQRVFDVLINGDAAFKDIDIVNITRDINSALVLNKTIDVKGKSLTIALHPSKGTAIINALEIFEIVPAEAKTLPSEVKALQKLKSALSLPPRFGWNGDPCVPQQHPWSGANCRYDRASHKWVIDGLGLDNQGLGGFLPNDLSQLSHLQSINLSGNSIKGPIPSSIGNISTLQILDFSFNFFNGSIPESLGKLTALQRVNLNGNLLSGKVPETLGGRLLHRASFNFTDNAGLCGIPGLRSCGYHLSTAAKVGIAIGSCLAFLLVITCLMCWWKRRQNILKAQKIAARDAPYAKSRTIFNRDVQMGTRHHSHENSIRTANENGPSLLS